A part of Pectinatus sottacetonis genomic DNA contains:
- a CDS encoding TrlF family AAA-like ATPase, whose amino-acid sequence MFENGSMILGFDCHLHTVQDKEFKYEGEQSSFVSEYVDKLCQENISVGVITNHNKFVCDEYKAIKSAAKKKDIIILPGVELSIKEGASSIHVLIVFNPDEWLKDGTDFISRVIDSLFLDVSNPGDENKCTKDDFLNVIKKFNDQNKDYFMICAHVEQNKGFWKECKGTLITDLSANPCFKRRVIGFQKARTRDLITKVHNWMKYDIAFVEGSDPKSINEIGTCNKKTYIKIGENSYSAVKYALSDYRNRVYDNISPISHGYIKKMKCIGGKLSNQVFSPSPELNTLIGIRGSGKSSVLEVLRYALNKEPATDVKYKNDLVKAVLGSGGQVELTIIDKHGKSYLLKRIFNEKSTIYDDSGDVLKIPVETILKNPLYFGQKDLALTRKGYEFDLLNKIIGDKVPDITEEYKNIQSNLCDDINDLRLLTDIPSKISDINNENLTLEHKLQVYKEKGLDEKLKKQTSCNTDLVKLEAISDWIKEMVSSINTAYLKQERNLLALDGYSSQYNAEIFQDVEKYIGQTNVCLDSIKTDINILKEVQEGLILTKKKLIEKIDSLKDEFAEIKREINDEQLDADSYVSYQKKLSTNKEKITTLQEKLKSKEKLKGSIQNAFNQRNAFLEKNYIEYKKAIGEINKQQDMLSISIEFKGDKSTFKEDLTTQFKGTGLSDVKYNEICTKFSDLPEIVEDYYLGCGNKIKDYCTDNIYSKMAQKIEENYIDMIASDTPDIINISYHGKPLSKHSLGQRASALILFILTQHDSDVIIVDQPEDDLDNQVIYEELIQTIRREKKDMQFIFATHNANIPVLGDAERVVTYIYSGDESVELMEGTIDSAETHRDIVNIMEGGVEAFKKRNEIYGNWE is encoded by the coding sequence ATGTTTGAAAATGGTTCGATGATACTTGGATTCGATTGTCACCTGCATACTGTGCAGGACAAGGAATTCAAGTATGAAGGCGAGCAAAGTAGTTTTGTTTCAGAGTATGTTGACAAACTCTGTCAGGAAAATATTTCTGTTGGAGTAATTACAAACCATAATAAATTTGTGTGTGATGAATATAAGGCAATCAAAAGTGCCGCCAAAAAAAAGGATATCATTATTTTGCCTGGAGTAGAACTTTCAATAAAAGAAGGAGCAAGTTCTATACATGTTCTGATTGTTTTTAATCCAGATGAATGGTTAAAAGATGGAACGGATTTTATTTCTAGGGTTATTGATTCGTTGTTTTTAGATGTTAGTAATCCTGGAGATGAAAATAAGTGTACAAAAGATGATTTCTTAAATGTAATAAAGAAATTTAATGATCAGAACAAAGATTATTTTATGATATGTGCGCATGTAGAGCAAAATAAAGGTTTCTGGAAGGAGTGTAAAGGAACATTAATTACTGATTTATCAGCAAATCCTTGTTTTAAGAGAAGAGTGATTGGCTTCCAAAAAGCGCGAACAAGAGATCTGATTACTAAGGTACATAATTGGATGAAATATGATATAGCTTTTGTAGAAGGATCTGATCCGAAGTCAATTAATGAAATTGGAACATGTAATAAAAAAACATATATAAAAATAGGCGAAAATTCATATTCGGCAGTGAAATATGCATTGTCAGATTATCGAAACCGCGTTTATGATAATATTTCACCAATCAGTCATGGATATATTAAAAAGATGAAATGCATTGGTGGTAAATTATCCAATCAAGTGTTTTCTCCATCACCTGAGCTTAATACACTAATAGGAATAAGAGGAAGTGGAAAGTCTTCTGTTTTAGAAGTATTGAGATATGCGCTTAATAAGGAACCCGCAACGGATGTAAAATACAAAAATGACTTAGTAAAAGCGGTTCTTGGATCGGGGGGACAGGTTGAACTTACAATTATTGATAAGCATGGCAAATCTTATTTATTAAAAAGAATATTTAATGAGAAAAGTACGATATATGACGATTCTGGCGATGTGTTGAAAATTCCGGTTGAAACAATATTGAAGAATCCGCTGTATTTTGGACAAAAGGACTTAGCACTAACTCGAAAAGGGTACGAATTTGACTTATTAAACAAGATAATTGGAGATAAGGTACCAGATATAACAGAAGAATATAAAAATATCCAAAGTAATTTGTGTGATGATATTAATGACCTCAGATTATTAACAGATATTCCGAGCAAGATCTCAGATATAAATAATGAAAATTTAACGTTAGAACATAAGCTTCAAGTATATAAAGAAAAAGGTCTTGATGAAAAACTAAAAAAACAGACATCATGTAATACTGATCTTGTAAAGCTGGAAGCCATATCTGACTGGATAAAGGAAATGGTATCATCCATCAACACCGCATATTTAAAGCAAGAACGAAATCTTCTTGCTTTAGATGGTTATAGTTCTCAGTATAATGCTGAAATATTTCAGGATGTGGAAAAATATATTGGACAAACCAATGTTTGTTTGGATTCGATTAAAACTGATATTAATATATTGAAGGAGGTACAGGAAGGGCTAATACTTACCAAGAAAAAACTTATAGAAAAAATTGATTCTTTAAAAGATGAATTCGCTGAAATTAAAAGAGAAATCAATGATGAACAATTAGACGCTGATAGTTATGTTTCATATCAAAAAAAATTATCCACTAACAAAGAAAAAATAACTACACTTCAAGAAAAGTTAAAATCTAAAGAAAAACTAAAAGGGTCTATTCAGAATGCATTTAATCAACGTAATGCATTTTTGGAAAAAAACTATATTGAATATAAAAAGGCAATAGGCGAAATAAATAAGCAACAAGATATGTTATCTATTAGCATTGAGTTCAAGGGAGATAAAAGTACTTTTAAGGAGGACCTAACAACACAATTTAAAGGAACGGGATTATCAGATGTTAAATACAATGAAATATGTACTAAGTTCTCAGATTTACCAGAAATTGTTGAAGACTATTATCTGGGTTGTGGAAATAAAATAAAGGATTATTGTACAGATAATATATATTCAAAAATGGCTCAAAAAATAGAAGAAAATTATATTGATATGATTGCTAGTGATACCCCCGATATCATTAACATATCATATCATGGAAAACCACTTAGTAAACATTCTCTTGGGCAAAGAGCCTCAGCTTTAATATTGTTTATTTTGACGCAACATGACAGCGACGTGATAATTGTAGACCAGCCGGAAGATGATTTGGATAATCAAGTTATCTATGAGGAATTAATACAAACAATTAGAAGAGAAAAGAAAGATATGCAGTTTATATTTGCGACGCATAATGCAAATATCCCAGTGTTAGGTGATGCAGAAAGGGTTGTGACATACATTTATAGTGGGGATGAATCTGTTGAGCTGATGGAAGGAACGATAGATTCTGCAGAAACTCACAGAGATATTGTAAATATTATGGAAGGCGGAGTAGAAGCATTTAAAAAGCGAAATGAAATATATGGCAATTGGGAATAG
- a CDS encoding transposase produces the protein MSRKRRNFTAKFKSDLVLELLKGDKDLNALAAENSIQPNLLRNWKKEFLDKVSVVFDDFREENIREKLKTSAKKKQLMLKKLDSPPCR, from the coding sequence ATGTCTAGAAAAAGAAGAAATTTCACAGCGAAATTCAAGTCAGATCTCGTTTTAGAACTGCTAAAAGGAGACAAGGATCTCAACGCGTTGGCTGCTGAAAACAGTATACAGCCAAATCTTTTGCGAAACTGGAAAAAGGAATTTCTTGATAAAGTCTCTGTTGTATTCGATGATTTTCGTGAAGAGAATATCAGAGAAAAGTTGAAGACGAGCGCAAAGAAAAAACAGCTTATGCTAAAAAAATTGGACAGCCCACCATGCAGGTGA
- a CDS encoding integrase core domain-containing protein yields MIERWFRSFKYEEAYLTQYDNIKEARQAIKNYIHTYNFQRHHSVINYQVPAILYYPAMLIDYAAA; encoded by the coding sequence ATGATTGAACGTTGGTTCCGAAGCTTCAAGTATGAAGAAGCCTATCTGACACAGTATGACAACATCAAGGAGGCTCGCCAAGCCATTAAGAATTATATCCACACCTACAATTTCCAACGGCATCACTCGGTAATTAACTATCAAGTACCGGCTATACTGTACTATCCGGCAATGCTGATAGATTATGCTGCGGCCTAG
- the lanM gene encoding type 2 lanthipeptide synthetase LanM — translation MKINNTKKNIMSNSITLNDKKFFLKNKEKIPFQEILCLFVNIGFNKLLKKNPNIINYFTDNAFSDIQYFLLKRLSKIASETLYIKFCMTNTYSIKHFLGEITTNDYIKITTTIEYNKFINNMLYGELNAFFNEYPVLAEYISQTVSYWVDFITDFSTTFEKDYNKLCQKFFDGKSIGKISSLKLELSDNHNNNKTVILVSFRNKQNIIFKPRNISIEKEYYKLLAFFNSNNTSFQHKILKFIDGKTYGWVEFVEHLPCYSINDVTHYYKHAGSLLCIISILGGTDFHYENVIANNNTPVLIDLEMLMNNKKNNNSMTIDDLLERNCSILQSGLLPAFYIKNNGSISNLGGFGNNSSIQTTFKEPIWTNVNLDSMTLEFKYINVFFQKNNVSLNGKLIHSYDFVNDIIDGFKNTYITFIKLKNELLKPNSILYLFANQYLRYINRPTQNYVHLILNILKPPFFINKQQQQHKIKSLFYIISIFMGQQNKEILKDEFLSIKNLDIPYFKYKANKKNLILSSNNVIPNFFNKTSFDILIHTISNLSYQNIEEQCFLIKKSYKILKDLKTTNHNPLALPINDSILKQSTYKKNILEVRDSLMSKKIDYQKSVTWNQLELINNSTYITKIMGLGLYEGTAGIAIFLAATKKIFSSKNTNDIVYKILKPINEYFGTINTENSLNNANLGIANGLGGEIYTLTLTDYLMETNFFYKNTMNLIKNISDNTIFNDTILDVIGGCAGLLLSLLALYNKNPHEQILDLAIKCGNHLLNNRYTGSNGLRAWKNKQIISENNQPLCGFAHGASGISYALIKLFKLTKIKKFLYAAEEGIIYENSIILKKTACWPDLRKSQTEKHKLYNAWCNGAAGILITRLEALNLINKELINADINRAINIIINMPSKNNSLCCGTLGKVDVLLSASKKLLRPDLATTAFTLLEKENALFFSNNIFTNKNANYTFFQGIPGIVYTLLRFKNINTIPSVISFNI, via the coding sequence ATGAAAATAAATAATACTAAAAAAAATATAATGAGTAATAGTATTACACTAAATGATAAAAAATTTTTTTTAAAAAATAAGGAAAAAATACCGTTTCAAGAAATTTTATGTTTATTTGTAAATATTGGATTTAATAAATTATTAAAAAAAAATCCTAATATAATAAATTATTTTACTGATAACGCATTCTCCGATATACAATATTTTCTTTTAAAAAGACTTTCTAAAATAGCTTCAGAAACATTATATATAAAATTTTGCATGACAAATACTTATTCAATAAAACATTTTTTAGGAGAAATAACTACAAATGATTATATTAAAATAACTACTACTATTGAATATAATAAATTTATTAACAACATGCTTTATGGCGAATTAAATGCATTTTTTAATGAATATCCTGTACTGGCGGAATATATTTCGCAAACAGTGTCTTATTGGGTTGATTTTATAACTGATTTTTCCACTACTTTTGAAAAAGATTATAATAAGTTATGTCAAAAATTTTTCGATGGGAAAAGTATTGGTAAAATATCTTCATTAAAATTGGAATTATCAGATAATCATAACAATAATAAAACTGTAATATTGGTATCTTTTAGAAATAAACAAAATATTATTTTTAAACCTAGAAATATTTCTATTGAAAAAGAATATTATAAATTATTAGCATTTTTTAATAGTAATAATACTTCATTTCAACACAAAATATTAAAATTTATAGATGGAAAAACATATGGTTGGGTAGAATTTGTAGAACATTTACCCTGTTATAGCATAAACGATGTTACTCATTATTATAAACATGCTGGTTCATTATTATGTATAATATCAATCTTAGGAGGAACAGATTTTCATTATGAAAATGTCATTGCGAATAACAATACTCCAGTGTTAATAGACTTAGAAATGCTTATGAATAATAAAAAAAATAATAATTCAATGACGATTGACGATTTACTAGAACGTAATTGTTCTATTCTTCAAAGTGGATTATTACCTGCATTTTATATTAAAAATAATGGTTCTATATCAAATTTAGGTGGTTTCGGAAATAATTCATCTATTCAAACAACATTTAAAGAACCTATTTGGACAAATGTTAATTTAGACTCAATGACATTAGAATTTAAGTATATTAATGTTTTTTTTCAAAAAAACAATGTATCATTAAATGGAAAACTTATTCATTCATATGATTTTGTAAATGATATTATAGACGGATTTAAAAATACATATATAACATTTATAAAATTAAAAAATGAATTGTTAAAACCTAATAGTATATTATATCTATTTGCTAATCAGTATTTACGTTATATTAATAGACCAACACAAAATTATGTACATTTGATATTAAATATTTTAAAGCCTCCATTTTTTATAAATAAACAACAACAGCAACATAAAATTAAAAGCTTATTTTATATAATATCAATCTTTATGGGACAACAAAATAAAGAAATATTAAAAGATGAATTTTTATCCATTAAAAACTTAGATATACCTTATTTTAAATATAAAGCTAACAAAAAAAATTTAATTTTATCCTCTAATAACGTTATACCAAATTTTTTTAATAAAACATCTTTTGATATTTTAATTCATACAATATCAAACTTATCATATCAAAATATAGAAGAGCAATGTTTTCTTATTAAGAAATCATATAAAATATTAAAAGATTTAAAAACTACTAATCATAATCCATTAGCACTCCCTATAAATGATTCTATTTTAAAGCAATCAACCTATAAAAAAAATATATTAGAAGTAAGAGATAGTCTAATGAGTAAAAAAATAGACTATCAAAAATCAGTAACTTGGAATCAACTTGAATTAATAAACAACTCAACTTATATCACTAAAATAATGGGACTTGGCCTTTATGAAGGAACAGCTGGAATTGCAATATTTCTTGCAGCAACAAAAAAAATATTTTCATCTAAAAATACTAATGATATAGTTTATAAAATTCTAAAACCTATTAATGAATATTTCGGTACTATAAATACGGAAAATTCGCTTAATAATGCGAATTTAGGAATAGCAAATGGTCTTGGTGGTGAAATATATACATTAACATTAACAGACTATTTAATGGAAACAAATTTTTTTTATAAAAACACAATGAATTTAATAAAAAATATTTCTGATAATACTATATTTAATGATACTATATTAGATGTAATAGGTGGATGCGCTGGTTTATTATTAAGTTTACTTGCACTTTATAATAAAAATCCCCATGAACAAATACTTGACTTAGCAATAAAATGTGGAAATCATTTATTAAATAATCGTTATACAGGCAGTAATGGATTAAGAGCCTGGAAAAATAAGCAAATTATATCAGAAAATAATCAACCATTATGTGGTTTTGCTCATGGGGCTTCTGGTATATCTTATGCATTAATAAAATTATTCAAATTAACAAAAATAAAAAAATTTCTTTATGCTGCTGAAGAAGGCATTATTTATGAAAATAGCATCATTTTAAAAAAAACAGCTTGTTGGCCTGATCTAAGAAAATCACAAACTGAAAAGCATAAACTTTATAATGCTTGGTGTAATGGTGCAGCGGGCATATTAATTACTCGTTTAGAAGCCTTAAATTTAATTAATAAAGAACTTATAAATGCTGATATAAATAGAGCAATTAACATTATAATAAATATGCCATCTAAAAATAATAGTTTATGTTGTGGTACTTTAGGAAAAGTGGATGTTTTATTATCTGCATCGAAAAAATTATTACGTCCAGATTTAGCAACAACAGCTTTTACATTATTAGAAAAAGAAAATGCTTTATTTTTTTCTAATAATATTTTTACAAATAAAAATGCTAATTATACTTTTTTTCAGGGAATACCAGGAATTGTATATACGTTATTAAGATTTAAAAATATAAATACTATTCCTTCCGTTATATCATTTAATATCTAA
- a CDS encoding TetR/AcrR family transcriptional regulator, translating into MAQVLKEEIKNKIYQMAIEEFYNNDYKTATLRNIAKNAGIPVGLIYTYYKNKEALFNIIVNPIYLSVQKLLLSEPGVSGSNQNHDTSFHFQKELPAVLNMLKNNRRQFVILIDKSKGTSYENTKEEFIQFTKMHIQMQLQAKIHKSKKIDELFYHILANNFMEGVFEVARHYKNEEWAANIMQLYTQQYFYGVNSLIK; encoded by the coding sequence ATGGCACAGGTATTAAAAGAAGAAATAAAAAACAAAATATACCAAATGGCAATTGAGGAATTTTATAATAACGATTATAAGACTGCTACTTTAAGAAATATTGCAAAGAATGCAGGTATTCCCGTCGGGCTTATTTATACTTATTACAAAAACAAAGAGGCTCTGTTCAATATTATCGTTAATCCTATATATTTATCTGTCCAAAAATTACTATTATCAGAGCCAGGCGTATCAGGTAGTAATCAGAACCATGATACTTCTTTTCATTTTCAAAAGGAACTACCGGCTGTCCTTAACATGCTCAAAAACAATCGCAGACAATTTGTTATTCTGATCGATAAAAGCAAAGGGACCTCATATGAAAACACTAAAGAAGAATTTATCCAATTCACTAAAATGCATATACAAATGCAGCTACAGGCTAAAATACATAAAAGCAAAAAAATAGATGAGTTATTTTATCACATATTAGCCAATAATTTTATGGAAGGTGTTTTTGAAGTCGCCAGACATTATAAAAATGAAGAATGGGCTGCCAATATTATGCAGCTTTATACACAGCAATATTTTTATGGTGTAAATTCTTTGATCAAATAA
- a CDS encoding HlyD family secretion protein — translation MITWIKNVNKKTLCLMIATVILSISAATAYIHYSGQSVSTDDAAIDGQTVILSPKVAGYIKTIYVNDNQTVKAGEIIMQIDPKDYQIQVENAKAALAADNAALAAAQNQSAATVITAPANVSEANQKVNAAQAAWEKALADKNRMGMLIQSGACSQQEYDQAVAAEKSTRASLGQMKASLVSANSAPDVIKSSQNKVKQLQAQVVQAQAKLDQAENNLQHTKIVAPMAGRITKKSVNKGAYVEAGTQLCSLVSFDLWVTANFKETQLKRIKPGDKVDISIDAYPKLKLTGKIDSFQAGTGSYFSLFPAENATGNFVKTTQRIPVKILLDHLSDSTAALLGPGMSVKPTVHIN, via the coding sequence ATGATTACTTGGATAAAAAATGTCAATAAAAAAACTTTGTGTTTAATGATTGCCACAGTTATTTTAAGTATAAGTGCTGCAACGGCATATATACATTACAGCGGGCAGTCAGTCTCTACTGATGATGCTGCAATAGACGGGCAGACTGTAATACTATCACCTAAAGTAGCAGGGTACATAAAAACAATATACGTTAATGACAATCAGACTGTAAAAGCCGGCGAGATTATTATGCAGATAGATCCCAAAGATTATCAGATTCAAGTTGAGAATGCCAAAGCAGCATTAGCAGCAGACAATGCTGCTTTGGCTGCTGCTCAAAATCAGTCAGCGGCAACTGTGATCACAGCACCAGCAAATGTAAGTGAAGCTAATCAGAAGGTGAATGCTGCACAGGCAGCGTGGGAAAAAGCCTTGGCTGATAAAAATCGTATGGGGATGCTCATTCAAAGCGGGGCCTGCTCACAGCAGGAATATGATCAAGCTGTGGCAGCAGAAAAATCGACAAGAGCTTCACTCGGTCAGATGAAAGCTTCACTGGTATCGGCAAATTCTGCACCTGACGTCATAAAAAGTTCTCAAAATAAAGTAAAGCAGCTTCAGGCTCAAGTGGTACAGGCACAGGCAAAACTTGACCAAGCCGAAAATAATCTGCAGCATACAAAAATAGTTGCTCCAATGGCGGGACGAATAACCAAGAAAAGTGTCAATAAGGGAGCTTATGTAGAAGCCGGCACACAATTATGCTCACTAGTCAGTTTTGATTTATGGGTTACAGCAAATTTCAAGGAAACTCAGCTAAAAAGAATTAAACCCGGTGATAAAGTGGATATTTCGATAGATGCATATCCTAAACTTAAACTTACCGGTAAAATCGACAGTTTTCAGGCAGGTACCGGTTCTTATTTCTCATTATTTCCAGCAGAAAATGCTACTGGAAACTTTGTGAAAACAACACAACGTATTCCTGTAAAAATATTACTTGACCATCTTTCTGACTCTACTGCGGCATTATTAGGTCCTGGTATGTCTGTCAAACCTACTGTACACATAAATTAA
- a CDS encoding DHA2 family efflux MFS transporter permease subunit, with translation MKSKSLIISFVVSIAAFMEILDTTVTNVALTHIAGDLSAGMEESTWILTSYLVTNAIILPVSGWCSEKFGRKRYFIVCIAGFTLTSFLCGIATSLPALVFFRLIQGLAGGGLQPSQQAIIKDSFPPQKLGSAFAIVGIVNVCAPILGPALGGYITDNLSWRWIFFINVPIGILTAILVKKLVPDFQHETASSSIDYIGFTMLAVGLGTLQVALDNAQQYDWFASSGIMALFIISFISIIATIIWLLRQKNPIVNIRLFKIPYFAIGCIMMFFTGTLVNVSVMLLPMLVQNYFGYDATTAGLILVPGGIVILLLMPVVGKSLKIFKPKYLIAFGMFISAGSMLFSEGINLQSDKTYFILVRITQILGTPFLFVPTLSVAFCDISTKESNNASAIISLMKNLGGSFGISIITSYLAHHQQIEQTYLESHLTFDQIGYKLGLNQYTAVIQNIHFPSLLNSNTVIYGTMMKLYQSLQLQADILAYIDTFRLLGCLFLALAFIALALPTRKK, from the coding sequence ATGAAATCTAAATCTTTGATTATTTCTTTTGTCGTTAGTATAGCCGCCTTTATGGAAATTCTGGATACAACAGTAACTAATGTAGCGCTTACACATATTGCAGGTGATTTAAGTGCCGGTATGGAAGAAAGTACCTGGATACTGACATCTTATCTGGTAACTAACGCTATTATTCTGCCGGTTTCTGGCTGGTGCTCCGAAAAATTTGGACGGAAAAGATATTTTATAGTCTGCATAGCCGGGTTTACACTTACTTCTTTCTTGTGCGGAATAGCCACTTCATTGCCAGCATTAGTTTTTTTTCGATTGATTCAAGGCTTGGCAGGCGGAGGCCTGCAGCCAAGCCAGCAAGCTATTATAAAAGACAGCTTTCCACCGCAAAAGCTTGGCAGTGCCTTTGCTATTGTAGGTATCGTAAATGTATGTGCGCCTATTTTAGGGCCGGCCTTGGGCGGATATATAACTGACAATCTCAGTTGGCGGTGGATATTTTTTATCAATGTGCCTATTGGTATATTAACAGCTATTTTAGTAAAAAAGCTGGTTCCTGATTTTCAGCATGAGACAGCCAGTTCTTCTATTGATTATATCGGTTTTACAATGCTTGCTGTTGGGCTTGGTACATTGCAAGTTGCTCTGGATAATGCCCAACAGTATGATTGGTTTGCAAGCTCGGGAATCATGGCATTATTTATTATTTCGTTTATCAGTATAATTGCAACAATTATATGGCTGTTGCGCCAGAAAAATCCAATCGTAAACATACGACTTTTCAAGATACCGTACTTTGCCATAGGTTGTATAATGATGTTTTTTACCGGAACACTTGTAAATGTCAGTGTAATGCTGCTGCCTATGCTGGTACAAAACTATTTTGGCTATGATGCAACGACAGCTGGACTTATTTTAGTTCCTGGTGGAATCGTTATATTGCTGTTGATGCCTGTGGTTGGTAAGTCATTAAAAATTTTCAAGCCCAAATATTTAATAGCTTTTGGAATGTTTATCAGTGCTGGCAGTATGTTATTTTCTGAAGGTATTAACCTGCAAAGCGATAAAACATATTTCATATTGGTAAGGATCACGCAGATTCTTGGCACCCCCTTCCTTTTTGTTCCAACATTGTCCGTAGCATTCTGTGATATTTCCACTAAGGAAAGCAATAATGCTTCTGCCATTATTTCGCTAATGAAAAATCTTGGCGGCAGTTTTGGTATTTCCATTATAACCAGCTACCTGGCTCATCATCAGCAGATAGAACAAACATATTTGGAATCACATCTTACCTTTGATCAAATAGGATACAAATTAGGGTTAAATCAATACACTGCTGTAATTCAAAATATCCACTTTCCTTCTTTATTGAACAGCAATACAGTTATATATGGAACAATGATGAAATTGTATCAGAGTCTACAGCTGCAAGCTGATATTTTAGCCTATATTGACACTTTCCGGCTGCTTGGTTGTCTCTTTTTGGCACTAGCCTTCATAGCTTTAGCATTGCCTACAAGGAAAAAATAA